A single genomic interval of Mycosarcoma maydis chromosome 8, whole genome shotgun sequence harbors:
- a CDS encoding uncharacterized protein (related to neutral amino acid permease), which yields MSSLGQANEKEAHTPPQPQSHDDSSTEDIERSSKAIKAKNGATDDIVEVSSTVDSEDALVAERVKQAQEGGTIVYRTLSWQKAAILLFTEYVCLAILSFPWAFSYLGMAGGLLATFGIGLGALYTSLTLWRYCLRHPHLLNICDIGYQIFGKSKIAYELTALALILNNVFIMGLHTLTGSEILNTLSEHGTCSLVFSLVIMIVSILLTLPRKLEQLTGLGIVSAISMFISILLVLIFTGIQGTQPAVENFSEPVHITAFAPKGTSFVNGFSAVLNIVFTWIGHIMYPTFIAEMKDPREFPKALYAVTVAEFILFSVAGIVVYRYTGQYTTAPAVGTLRPVFKKIAFAFVLPTTIIIGVLYASVVAKYLFGRIFMGTKHYNNHTVLGWAGWIGCVTITWVLGWVIGEAIPFFSTLLSLMSALFDCYFGYIFWAFAFFELYRGQLWVGQSWLRKTETAFQFVLIAVGLFVLGPGTYVSVKSIIDNYNNGSIKAPFTCADNSI from the exons ATGTCTTCCCTTGGACAAGCAAACGAGAAGGAGGCACACACGCCTCCCCAACCCCAATCGCATGATGATTCGTCGACCGAAGACATCGAACGCTCGTCCAAGGCCATCAAGGCTAAGAATGGTGCCACTGACGACATTGTCGAAGTAAGCAGCACGGTCGACTCTGAAGATGCTCTCGTTGCTGAACGTGTCAAGCAGGCGCAGGAGGGCGGTACGATCGTCTACCGCACACTCTCGTGGCAAAAGGCTGCCATTCTCCTATTCACCGAATACGTATGCCTTGCCATTCTCTCGTTTCCATGGGCCTTTAGCTATCTCGGCATGGCAGGAGGCCTGCTCGCCACCTTCGGTATCGGCCTCGGAGCGCTCTACACTTCGCTCACCCTGTGGAGGTACTGTCTGCGTCACCCGCACCTTCTCAACATCTGTGACATTGGCTACCAGATCTttggcaagagcaagatcgCCTACGAGCTTACGGCGCTGGCTCTCATCCTCAACAACGTCTTCATCATGGGTCTGCATACGCTCACGGGCTCCGAGATTCTCAACACGCTTTCAGAACATGGCACTTGTTCGCTTGTGTTCTCCCTGGTCATCATGATTGTCTCCATCCTTCTCACGCTACCGCGAAAACTTGAACAGCTCACcggtctcggcatcgtctcTGCCATCTCCAtgttcatctcgatcctgctAGTGCTCATTTTCACGGGCATTCAGGGCACTCAGCCAGCTGTCGAGAACTTCTCGGAACCTGTCCACATCACCGCCTTTGCTCCCAAGGGAACCAGCTTCGTCAATGGCTTTTCGGCTGTCCTCAACATTGTCTTCACGTGGATCG GCCACATCATGTACCCTACCTTCATCGCCGAGATGAAAGATCCGCGAGAATTTCCGAAGGCACTTTATGCGGTCACTGTAGCTGAATTCATCCTCTTCAGCGTCGCGGGCATCGTTGTGTATCGCTACACCGGACAGTATACTACGGCTCCTGCTGTGGGAACACTGCGCCCTGTCTTCAAGAAGATCGCCTTCGCCTTTGTGCTTCcgaccaccatcatcattgGTGTTCTGTACGCCTCAGTGGTCGCCAAGTACCTCTTTGGCCGCATCTTCATGGGTACCAAG CACTATAACAATCACACTGTCCTCGGGTGGGCTGGCTGGATCGGCTGCGTGACCATCACTTGGGTTCTTGGCTGGGTCATCGGAGAGGCAATTCCCTTCTTCAGTACGCTTCTCTCGCTCATGAGTGCGCTCTTTGACTGCTACTTCGGTTACATCTTTTGGGCCTTCGCCTTCTTCGAGCTCTACCGCGGTCAACTATGGGTAGGCCAATCCTGGCTGAGAAAGACTGAGACTGCTTTCCAATTCGTCTTGATTGCTGTCGGGCTTTTTGTGCTCGGACCGGGGACGTACGTGTCGGTAAAATCCATCATCGATAACTACAACAACGGAAGCATCAAGGCACCCTTTACCTGTGCCGATAATTCGATCTGA
- a CDS encoding putative tryptophanyl-tRNA synthetase has product MTYPLRGISAYGRKTPYVLQPFYIGRRYVSTSPSSSIASTSKITQSDAGYSSTTTSASTTTAPTRQRQVIFSGIQPTGIPHLGNYLGALRNWVDLQNASLDTSDELYFSIVGYHAITMPQQAARLRSDRSEMMATLLAIGLDPQRCTIFHQDQVPEHTELAWILNCITAMGKLNRMTTWKSKLATAKNVSDTADMDDKELSLGLFAYPVLQAADILLYKATHVPVGEDQIQHLELSRDLADVYNRRFSKKFFPLPQHIITPTKRVLSLRDPTSKMSKSAPDVNSRILVTDTPQQVANKIKKAVTDAERSLAYDPKRRPGVSNLLSILAALKPLAAQGDREGTQNAQEWADQLNTEIQATGASSGQHLKATLTDAVVETLRPIQAELEKLRNDPAYLHQMEQLGQMKAQTVAKRTMAQVRKSIGLD; this is encoded by the coding sequence ATGACATACCCATTGCGAGGCATTTCAGCGTACGGTCGCAAAACACCGTATGTACTTCAGCCATTCTACATTGGAAGACGGTATGTGTCGACCTCGCCGTCCTCATCAATAGCATCGACGTCCAAAATAACCCAATCCGATGCGGGCTACTCTTCCACAACAACATCTGCCTCGACGACAACCGCCCCTACTCGCCAACGACAAGTCATCTTCTCAGGAATTCAGCCCACAGGAATTCCTCATCTTGGTAACTACCTCGGCGCGCTTCGCAATTGGGTTGATCTTCAAAATGCCTCTCTCGACACCTCGGACGAGCTCTATTTCAGCATCGTTGGCTACCACGCTATCACCATGCCTCAGCAGGCCGCACGTTTACGATCTGATCGATCGGAAATGATGGCCACGCTCCTCGCAATCGGACTTGATCCACAGCGTTGTACTATTTTccaccaagatcaagttCCCGAGCATACGGAACTCGCATGGATCCTCAACTGCATTACCGCAATGGGAAAGCTCAATCGTATGACCACGTGGAAGTCTAAGCTAGCTACTGCAAAGAATGTTTCTGATACTGCAGATATGGACGACAAAGAGCTCAGTCTAGGGCTGTTTGCTTACCCGGTGCTGCAGGCGGCTGACATTTTGCTGTACAAGGCAACACACGTACCCGTCGGAGAAGATCAGATTCAGCATCTCGAACTAAGTAGAGATCTGGCAGATGTATACAACCGTAGGTTTAGCAAAAAATTCTTCCCCCTACCGCAACACATCATCACGCCAACAAAGAGAGTCTTGTCGTTGCGCGATCCGACGAGTAAGATGTCGAAAAGCGCACCCGATGTCAACTCGAGGATTCTGGTGACCGACACACCACAACAAGTCGCGAATAAGATCAAGAAGGCGGTGACAGACGCCGAGAGATCGTTGGCTTATGACCCTAAGCGAAGACCAGGTGTAAGCAATCTGCTTTCCATTTTGGCGGCTCTCAAGCCACTGGCGGCACAGGGAGACCGAGAAGGTACGCAGAATGCACAGGAATGGGCGGACCAGCTGAACACAGAAATCCAGGCTACCGGGGCATCGTCCGGTCAGCATCTCAAGGCCACATTGACAGATGCTGTGGTCGAAACATTACGGCCCATACAGGCAGAGCTGGAAAAGCTGAGGAATGACCCTGCGTACTTGCATCAGATGGAACAGCTGGGTCAAATGAAGGCTCAGACTGTGGCCAAGAGGACTATGGCGCAAGTTCGAAAAAGCATTGGTCTTGACTAG